Proteins from a single region of Polyangium spumosum:
- a CDS encoding DUF4831 family protein, producing the protein MRRIDRTRRVLAAALVGLLWAGCGGTRMIGSGPHAHGEAAPEGIRYHLPKTLVEVHVRTTLTSRKSVSYEKNDAGLFEFVVKSLPFDVEESAATVTVLYVPDTRAFYALRLEPGRTSDDKLVVETYGNGLLKSINMESAGQEGQIVTKTLEAAANIADFLVGLADRGTDAARAFACKKLQADPSAAKFPCEDLEGLPMQTLYFLAADAEGRKLFSRAHELDRVVRARRKAREEIDDRIAAADGKELAVLESKRALLEASVRAAQDECKEVRLAFEAGLRAFAQEQRFAPESITRDVVRVFDVAEIPDEATLPEGTKSADVPAKLAHHPAMLELWNGARFALALTPERGAAAKSPTSAPPDEEAEGRVFYRPSRAATLRLLSQGKIADSSEGHVGEAFEGVRIVDARRIDVMDPREPPATVSFDPAAFAERRLALVFDTKGRLVRFSQSSSSSLTGSR; encoded by the coding sequence GTGAGGCGCATCGATCGGACGAGGCGCGTCCTCGCGGCGGCGCTCGTGGGCCTGCTCTGGGCCGGCTGCGGCGGGACGCGGATGATCGGCAGCGGCCCGCACGCCCACGGCGAGGCCGCGCCCGAGGGCATCCGGTACCATTTGCCGAAGACGCTCGTCGAGGTGCACGTCCGGACCACGCTCACGTCGCGCAAGAGCGTCTCGTACGAGAAAAACGACGCGGGGCTCTTCGAGTTCGTGGTGAAGAGCCTGCCCTTCGACGTCGAGGAGAGCGCGGCGACGGTCACGGTCCTCTACGTGCCGGACACGCGGGCGTTTTATGCGCTGCGCCTCGAGCCGGGCCGAACCTCCGACGATAAGCTCGTCGTCGAGACGTACGGCAATGGGCTCCTGAAGTCGATCAACATGGAGAGCGCGGGGCAGGAGGGGCAGATCGTCACGAAGACGCTCGAGGCGGCGGCGAACATCGCCGACTTCCTCGTGGGGCTCGCGGATCGCGGGACCGACGCGGCGAGGGCGTTCGCCTGCAAGAAGCTCCAGGCCGATCCCTCGGCCGCGAAATTCCCCTGCGAGGACCTCGAAGGTTTGCCCATGCAGACGTTGTATTTCCTCGCGGCGGACGCGGAGGGCCGGAAGCTCTTCTCGCGCGCCCACGAGCTCGACCGCGTGGTCCGCGCGCGCAGGAAGGCGAGGGAGGAGATCGACGACAGGATCGCCGCCGCGGATGGGAAAGAGCTCGCCGTGCTCGAATCGAAGCGCGCCTTGCTCGAAGCCTCGGTCCGCGCCGCGCAAGACGAATGCAAGGAGGTGCGCCTCGCGTTCGAGGCCGGGCTCCGGGCCTTCGCGCAGGAGCAGCGGTTCGCGCCGGAGTCGATCACGCGGGACGTCGTGCGGGTCTTCGACGTCGCGGAGATCCCCGACGAGGCCACGCTGCCCGAGGGCACGAAATCGGCTGACGTCCCGGCCAAACTCGCGCATCACCCGGCCATGCTGGAGCTCTGGAACGGGGCACGTTTTGCGCTCGCCCTGACCCCCGAGCGAGGCGCGGCGGCGAAGAGCCCGACGAGCGCCCCGCCGGACGAGGAAGCGGAGGGGCGCGTGTTTTATCGCCCGTCCCGCGCGGCCACGCTCCGGCTCCTCTCGCAAGGGAAAATCGCGGATTCGTCGGAGGGACACGTCGGCGAGGCGTTCGAGGGGGTGCGTATCGTGGACGCGCGGCGCATCGACGTGATGGATCCACGCGAGCCTCCGGCCACGGTCTCCTTCGACCCGGCCGCGTTCGCCGAGCGCAGGCTCGCGCTCGTCTTCGACACGAAGGGCCGCCTCGTGCGTTTTTCGCAGAGCAGCAGCTCGTCCCTCACCGGTTCGCGTTGA
- a CDS encoding ATP-binding protein, giving the protein MGGLSTWQTPCSAAVHPSVLVGLLFAILLAVSLCVLLATRLRRCLAARAATERVVSTLMSTLPGAAYRCKNDHDWTVISVSEGIRELTGYPPEAFVETREVTFASLYHPDDLDRTWNEVQTALEARRPFEVDWRLRTRSGEEKWIWERGVGVFGPNGELIAIEGFFMDITARKRAEEAERHAREVAERASEEARKAGALLDALFTRAPVGLAFLDTALRYVRMNEALAAMNGLPVEAHLGRTPSEVVPDVGVELEPVLRRVLTTGEPARDIEASGRTAATPPEQRRHWLASFYAVRARSGELYGVGAVVLDITERKHAESARDAALEEQRAAVRARDDFLAIASHELRTPLTSLKLQLGSLRVALHKAASPDARLVQKQQALERHTERLEALIENLLDVSRITLGRLSLRREEVDLAQIVRVVLERLEPDAARVGSTFHFTCEGPVTGQWDALRVEQVVTNLVSNALKYGRGKPVDVDLSADAHTARLVVRDHGIGIPEEARARIFSKFERAVPSEHYGGLGLGLFIAHQIVMAHDGAIWVESTEGPGATFVVQLPRRAP; this is encoded by the coding sequence GTGGGCGGCCTGTCCACCTGGCAAACCCCGTGCAGCGCGGCGGTCCACCCGAGCGTGCTCGTCGGGCTGCTTTTTGCCATCCTCCTGGCCGTGTCGCTCTGCGTGCTCCTGGCCACGCGCCTGCGCCGGTGCCTCGCCGCGCGCGCGGCCACGGAGCGCGTGGTCTCGACCCTCATGAGCACCCTGCCAGGCGCGGCTTATCGATGCAAAAACGATCACGACTGGACCGTGATATCGGTGAGCGAGGGCATCCGCGAGCTCACCGGCTACCCGCCGGAGGCCTTCGTCGAGACGCGGGAGGTCACCTTCGCTTCGCTCTATCATCCAGACGATCTCGACCGGACCTGGAACGAGGTGCAAACCGCCCTCGAGGCGCGCAGGCCCTTCGAGGTCGACTGGCGCCTGCGGACCCGATCCGGCGAGGAGAAATGGATCTGGGAGCGGGGCGTCGGTGTCTTCGGGCCCAACGGGGAGCTCATCGCGATCGAGGGGTTCTTCATGGACATCACGGCCCGCAAGCGCGCCGAGGAGGCCGAGCGGCACGCCCGAGAGGTCGCCGAGCGCGCGTCCGAGGAGGCGCGCAAGGCAGGCGCGTTGCTCGACGCGTTGTTCACGCGAGCCCCGGTCGGCCTCGCGTTCCTGGACACCGCCCTGCGATACGTGCGAATGAACGAGGCGCTGGCCGCGATGAACGGGCTGCCCGTGGAGGCGCACCTCGGCCGCACGCCCTCGGAGGTCGTGCCGGACGTCGGCGTGGAGCTCGAGCCCGTGCTCAGGCGCGTGCTCACGACAGGAGAGCCCGCCCGCGACATCGAGGCCTCGGGACGAACGGCGGCGACCCCCCCGGAACAGCGGCGTCATTGGCTTGCGAGCTTTTATGCGGTGCGAGCGCGGTCGGGCGAGCTTTATGGCGTCGGCGCCGTGGTCCTCGACATCACCGAGCGCAAACACGCGGAGAGCGCGCGAGACGCGGCGCTCGAGGAGCAACGCGCCGCGGTCCGCGCGCGCGACGACTTCCTGGCCATCGCCTCGCACGAGCTCCGAACGCCGCTCACGAGCCTGAAGCTCCAGCTCGGCAGCCTGCGCGTCGCGCTGCACAAGGCGGCGTCTCCGGACGCGCGGCTCGTCCAGAAGCAGCAGGCCCTCGAGCGCCATACCGAGCGCCTGGAGGCCTTGATCGAGAACCTGCTCGACGTGTCACGCATCACGCTCGGCCGCCTCTCGTTGCGGCGCGAGGAGGTCGATCTCGCGCAGATCGTCCGCGTGGTGCTCGAGCGCCTCGAGCCGGACGCGGCCCGCGTCGGCAGCACGTTTCACTTCACGTGCGAGGGGCCCGTGACGGGCCAGTGGGACGCGCTTCGTGTCGAGCAGGTGGTGACGAACCTGGTCTCGAACGCGCTCAAATACGGCAGGGGCAAGCCCGTCGACGTCGACCTGTCCGCCGACGCTCACACGGCGCGCCTCGTCGTGCGTGATCATGGCATCGGCATCCCCGAGGAGGCGCGCGCCCGGATCTTCAGCAAATTCGAGCGGGCCGTCCCCTCCGAGCATTACGGCGGTCTCGGGCTCGGCCTCTTCATTGCCCACCAGATCGTCATGGCGCACGACGGGGCCATCTGGGTCGAGAGCACGGAGGGCCCCGGCGCGACCTTCGTGGTGCAGTTGCCGCGGCGGGCCCCTTGA
- a CDS encoding alpha/beta hydrolase, translating to MRRLALAFVFALLAGSPRPASAEENTRRWCAAELPSLPNEVCYFVPEKPAPGPRTLIIHLHGVVQPDTNDQWNSQRNAARVGATYGHTVMMPRGKRGIGPKTMESWWAWPTSMDARRAHEDALVAEWTAARAELEKAAGKPFERVYVFGFSNGAYYATSLAMRNRLDAAGYALFAGGSGASYHEMEAKGTKRRAPIVVAWGAGDPSHDKQKALAKMLKRMRWPHLEIGRPRAGHVMTDEQVEKALAFLNGR from the coding sequence ATGCGCCGCTTGGCCCTCGCGTTCGTCTTCGCCCTCCTCGCGGGTAGCCCGCGTCCGGCGTCCGCCGAGGAGAACACGCGCCGCTGGTGCGCGGCCGAGCTCCCGTCGCTGCCGAACGAGGTCTGTTATTTCGTCCCGGAAAAACCCGCGCCCGGCCCGCGCACGTTGATCATCCACCTGCACGGCGTCGTCCAGCCCGATACGAATGATCAATGGAACTCGCAGCGCAACGCCGCGCGGGTGGGCGCGACGTACGGCCATACCGTGATGATGCCGCGGGGCAAGCGCGGGATCGGGCCGAAGACGATGGAGTCGTGGTGGGCCTGGCCGACGAGCATGGACGCGCGGAGAGCGCATGAAGACGCCCTCGTCGCCGAATGGACGGCCGCGCGCGCGGAGCTCGAGAAGGCCGCGGGAAAACCCTTCGAGCGCGTGTATGTCTTCGGCTTCTCGAACGGCGCTTATTACGCGACCTCGCTGGCGATGCGAAATCGCCTCGACGCGGCGGGGTATGCGCTCTTCGCGGGTGGCTCGGGCGCCTCGTACCACGAGATGGAGGCCAAGGGGACGAAGCGGCGCGCGCCGATCGTGGTCGCGTGGGGCGCGGGGGATCCCTCGCACGACAAGCAGAAGGCGCTCGCGAAGATGCTGAAGCGAATGCGCTGGCCCCACCTGGAGATCGGTCGCCCCCGCGCCGGACACGTGATGACGGACGAGCAGGTCGAGAAGGCGCTCGCTTTCTTGAACGGCCGCTGA
- a CDS encoding NAD-dependent malic enzyme, with protein sequence MRKTSLDTVLRVKCKHRVGQLASLATAIAEEGGLLGDITTLRSLDSDTLREVTVETMDEGQRDRVIEAVRKVDGVEILDTIDRVFDLHKGGKLHMTSRIELRHQRDLRYIYTPGVARVARAIEREPERARHLTGIGNSVGIFTNGTRVLGLGNVGPLASLPVMEGKAVLYDKFVGISASPILVDTLDPKEFVETVLRLSLTFGGIHLEDIRIPDCYRIEEELIERLEKPVMHDDQHGTATVALAAVLNACKMTGVSLEKARVGQIGLGAAGSAIARLMMAHGARDVLVTDRSEEAMNWLKGLGAHPVDLPTLMREADIVIAATGKPGLIDPKWIRPGQVIFPLSNPDPEIEPTDAMAAGAAFCSDGRSINNALAFPGLFRGALAVESRAITPEMRIAAARAIASCAEQGEVVPSPLLPHVHEAVCEAVVEAARAQGLEGTARLTLRKPS encoded by the coding sequence ATGAGGAAGACCAGCCTCGACACCGTACTTCGCGTCAAATGCAAACACCGCGTGGGCCAGCTCGCCAGCCTCGCCACCGCCATCGCCGAGGAGGGCGGGCTGCTCGGTGACATCACCACCTTACGCAGCCTGGACAGCGACACGCTGCGCGAGGTCACCGTCGAGACCATGGACGAGGGCCAGCGCGACCGCGTGATCGAGGCCGTCCGCAAGGTCGACGGCGTCGAGATCCTCGACACGATCGACCGCGTCTTCGACCTGCACAAGGGCGGCAAGCTCCACATGACAAGCCGGATCGAGCTCCGGCATCAGCGCGATTTGCGCTACATCTACACGCCCGGCGTGGCCCGCGTCGCGCGGGCGATCGAGCGTGAGCCCGAGCGCGCGCGGCACCTCACGGGGATCGGGAACTCGGTCGGTATCTTCACGAACGGCACGCGCGTGCTCGGCCTCGGCAACGTCGGGCCGCTCGCGTCGCTGCCGGTCATGGAAGGAAAGGCCGTCCTTTACGATAAATTCGTGGGGATCAGCGCCTCGCCGATCCTCGTGGACACGCTGGATCCGAAGGAGTTCGTGGAGACGGTCCTGCGCCTCTCCCTCACCTTCGGCGGCATTCACCTCGAGGACATCCGCATCCCGGATTGTTATCGCATCGAGGAGGAGCTCATCGAGCGGCTCGAGAAGCCCGTCATGCACGACGACCAGCACGGCACGGCCACGGTGGCGCTGGCGGCGGTGCTCAACGCCTGCAAGATGACGGGGGTCTCGCTCGAGAAGGCGCGCGTCGGGCAGATCGGGCTCGGCGCGGCCGGCAGCGCGATCGCCCGGCTGATGATGGCGCACGGGGCGCGGGACGTGCTCGTGACGGACCGGTCGGAGGAGGCCATGAACTGGCTGAAGGGCCTGGGCGCGCACCCGGTCGACCTGCCGACGCTGATGCGCGAGGCCGATATCGTGATCGCGGCGACGGGCAAACCGGGCTTGATCGATCCGAAATGGATCCGGCCGGGCCAGGTCATCTTCCCCCTGTCGAACCCGGACCCCGAGATCGAGCCGACGGACGCGATGGCGGCGGGCGCGGCGTTCTGCAGCGACGGGCGCAGCATCAACAACGCGCTCGCGTTCCCGGGCCTCTTCCGCGGCGCGCTCGCCGTGGAGAGCCGCGCGATCACGCCCGAGATGCGTATCGCCGCGGCGCGCGCGATCGCGTCCTGCGCCGAACAAGGCGAGGTCGTCCCGTCGCCGCTCCTGCCGCACGTGCACGAGGCCGTGTGCGAGGCGGTCGTCGAGGCGGCGCGCGCGCAGGGCCTCGAAGGCACGGCGCGTTTGACGTTGCGCAAGCCCTCCTAA
- a CDS encoding SAM-dependent methyltransferase, with amino-acid sequence MNKGSLVVVGTGIQTVGHITPEAIAWIKWADTVLYLVADLVAENAILKIKPDAQTLEHLYEKNKPRYLTYRQMMNRMIDSVRNGNRTCVALYGHPGVFAYPAHAAIRKLREEGYEARMLPGVSAEDCLFADLNVDPATYGCQSYEATHFVLTRRRPDTSASLILWQPDSFGHVLSSLDVRQSAIAVLAEYLAKFYSLEHRLCIYEAPMYIGCAPRMDWVKLGEFTQAKLTPASTLYFPPAEVAPMDHALAQSLGLPSMAQVQEDLARLDASPAAKAE; translated from the coding sequence ATGAACAAAGGCTCGCTCGTCGTCGTGGGGACGGGCATACAGACCGTGGGACACATCACCCCGGAGGCCATCGCCTGGATCAAATGGGCGGACACGGTCCTCTATCTCGTCGCGGATCTGGTCGCAGAGAACGCGATCCTGAAGATCAAGCCGGATGCCCAGACCCTCGAGCATCTGTACGAGAAAAACAAGCCGCGGTACTTGACCTACCGACAGATGATGAATCGCATGATCGATTCCGTGCGAAATGGAAACCGCACGTGCGTCGCGCTTTATGGCCACCCGGGCGTCTTCGCGTATCCGGCGCACGCCGCCATCCGGAAGCTGCGCGAGGAGGGGTACGAGGCCCGCATGTTGCCCGGCGTCTCGGCCGAGGACTGCCTGTTCGCCGACCTCAACGTGGATCCCGCGACGTACGGCTGTCAGAGCTACGAGGCGACGCATTTCGTGCTCACGCGGCGACGCCCCGACACCAGCGCCTCGCTCATCCTGTGGCAGCCCGACTCGTTCGGGCACGTCCTGTCGAGCCTCGACGTCCGGCAGAGCGCCATCGCCGTGCTGGCCGAGTATCTGGCGAAGTTCTACTCCCTCGAGCACCGCCTCTGCATCTACGAGGCGCCCATGTACATAGGCTGCGCACCCCGGATGGACTGGGTGAAGCTCGGCGAGTTCACCCAGGCCAAACTCACGCCCGCGAGCACGCTTTATTTCCCGCCGGCCGAGGTTGCCCCCATGGACCATGCGCTGGCGCAATCCCTCGGCCTGCCGTCGATGGCCCAGGTGCAGGAGGACCTCGCGCGCCTCGATGCGTCGCCTGCCGCGAAGGCGGAGTGA
- a CDS encoding GNAT family N-acetyltransferase, producing the protein MIDVRLVGPEHIEDLLLPIRTAFGITPPPEPPARGPMAEFETRFVAYEDGAVVGGGGALSITLSVPGGGEVACAGLTMVGVMPTHRRRGVLSAMMRVHLDEARARKQAIATLWTTEGPIYGRYGYGLASLAGDISLERSAASFADRRPLSCRARLVTEAQAAELFPPLWDSARKLHPGMPSRSAAWWQRRRLADPEAARAGKGPLQRVFVELDGRPEAYALYRVEHKWDGHVTAGTLNVIEAVGQSPAGTRAVWRYLLDIDLMRQVTATNLPVDHPLFVLLAEPRCLHFSTYDALWVRIVDVPAALAARTYGARDSIVLEIEDTFCPWNTGRFRLDGAEGRAVPTNESPDLRLPAEALGSAYLGGISFTQLADGGRVEVLEEGAAGRADRLFRSTRAPWCPEAF; encoded by the coding sequence ATGATCGACGTCCGCCTGGTGGGTCCCGAGCACATCGAGGACCTCCTCCTGCCCATCCGCACGGCCTTCGGGATCACCCCCCCACCCGAGCCCCCCGCGCGCGGCCCCATGGCCGAATTCGAGACGCGCTTCGTGGCGTACGAAGACGGCGCGGTCGTCGGCGGCGGCGGCGCGTTGTCGATCACCCTCAGCGTCCCCGGCGGCGGCGAGGTCGCCTGCGCGGGCCTGACCATGGTCGGGGTCATGCCGACGCACCGCCGCCGCGGCGTCCTCTCGGCCATGATGCGCGTGCACCTCGACGAGGCCCGCGCCCGCAAGCAGGCCATCGCCACGTTGTGGACCACCGAAGGCCCCATCTATGGGCGGTATGGTTATGGGCTCGCCTCCCTCGCGGGCGACATCTCCCTCGAGCGATCAGCGGCCTCCTTCGCCGACCGGCGTCCCCTCTCCTGCCGCGCCCGCCTCGTCACCGAGGCCCAGGCGGCCGAGCTCTTCCCGCCCCTCTGGGACAGCGCCCGAAAGCTCCACCCTGGAATGCCCTCCCGCTCCGCCGCGTGGTGGCAGAGGCGGCGCCTCGCCGACCCCGAGGCGGCGCGCGCAGGCAAGGGCCCGCTGCAGCGCGTGTTCGTCGAGCTCGACGGTCGCCCCGAGGCGTATGCGCTCTACCGCGTCGAACACAAATGGGACGGGCACGTCACCGCCGGGACCCTGAACGTCATCGAGGCCGTCGGCCAGAGCCCCGCCGGCACGCGCGCCGTCTGGCGTTACCTCCTCGACATCGACCTCATGCGCCAGGTAACGGCGACGAACCTGCCCGTCGATCACCCTCTCTTCGTCCTGCTCGCCGAGCCACGCTGCCTGCATTTCAGCACGTACGACGCGCTGTGGGTGCGTATCGTGGACGTGCCCGCGGCGCTCGCAGCGCGCACGTACGGGGCGCGGGATTCGATCGTGCTCGAGATCGAGGATACGTTTTGCCCCTGGAACACGGGGCGATTCCGCCTCGACGGCGCGGAGGGCCGCGCGGTACCGACGAACGAATCGCCGGACCTGCGGCTGCCCGCCGAGGCGCTCGGGTCGGCCTATCTCGGTGGGATCTCGTTCACGCAGCTCGCCGACGGGGGGCGCGTCGAGGTGCTCGAAGAGGGCGCGGCGGGGCGGGCCGATCGGCTCTTCCGCTCGACCCGCGCGCCGTGGTGCCCCGAGGCTTTTTGA
- a CDS encoding matrixin family metalloprotease, with translation MASTNRFDSRLALFLAPLAAASLALVGCAADDITTLGDETTMESAGLGLGAQGQDVKAVYEYLRRYGYYQNEELAEHFPGWTPAVSREPADPARFDEAIEEGVRLFQAQNGLAVTGVVDAETQKVMEMPRCGHPDYYDPPSVVPRWDLDIDPYSHLGGTWSSTTLTYKFANYTSDISASTVRTALWNAIRSWTSISNLNFNEVTSGENISFGFYTGDHGCGTSNTFDGSGGVLAHAWSPGGGLGGDVHFDDAEGWSSAYLETVALHEIGHALGLGHSTVSSATMYAYYSGNDTSLNYDDHAGIWSRYGAYTSPSGCGWLNAGQGLGAEQSVWSCDGRFQLKFQSDGNFVLYKGSQALWDSNTNGDGGDRVIMQEDGNLVIYKSNGNAVWDTNTNGSSNYFANLAVQNDGNVVIYRSGGGVAWASGTCCH, from the coding sequence ATGGCCTCGACGAACCGCTTCGACTCTCGCCTCGCTCTTTTCCTCGCGCCCCTCGCTGCTGCTTCGCTCGCCCTCGTGGGCTGCGCGGCCGACGACATCACGACGCTCGGCGACGAGACCACCATGGAATCCGCGGGCCTCGGCCTCGGCGCGCAGGGGCAGGACGTGAAGGCGGTCTACGAGTACCTTCGCCGGTACGGGTATTACCAGAACGAGGAGCTCGCCGAGCATTTCCCCGGCTGGACCCCCGCCGTCTCGCGCGAGCCGGCCGACCCAGCGCGCTTCGACGAGGCGATCGAGGAGGGCGTGCGCCTCTTCCAGGCCCAGAATGGCCTGGCCGTGACCGGCGTCGTCGACGCCGAGACGCAGAAGGTCATGGAGATGCCCCGCTGCGGTCACCCCGATTATTACGACCCGCCGAGCGTCGTCCCGCGATGGGATCTCGACATCGACCCCTATTCGCACCTCGGAGGGACCTGGTCGTCCACGACCCTGACGTACAAGTTCGCGAATTACACCTCCGACATCAGCGCGTCGACCGTCCGCACGGCGCTCTGGAACGCCATTCGCTCGTGGACCTCCATCTCGAACCTGAACTTCAACGAGGTCACCTCCGGCGAGAACATCTCGTTCGGGTTCTACACGGGCGACCATGGTTGCGGCACCAGCAATACGTTCGACGGCTCGGGCGGCGTGCTCGCCCACGCCTGGTCCCCCGGCGGCGGCCTCGGCGGCGACGTGCATTTCGACGACGCCGAGGGCTGGTCGTCGGCGTACCTGGAGACGGTCGCGCTGCACGAGATCGGGCACGCCCTCGGCCTCGGCCACTCGACGGTCTCGAGCGCGACCATGTACGCCTATTACAGCGGCAACGACACCTCGCTCAATTACGACGATCACGCCGGCATCTGGTCGCGTTACGGCGCGTACACGTCGCCCTCGGGCTGCGGCTGGCTGAACGCCGGCCAGGGATTGGGGGCGGAGCAATCCGTCTGGTCGTGCGACGGCCGCTTCCAGCTCAAGTTCCAGAGCGACGGCAACTTCGTGCTCTACAAGGGCAGCCAGGCGCTCTGGGACTCGAACACGAACGGCGACGGCGGCGACCGCGTGATCATGCAGGAGGACGGCAACCTCGTGATCTACAAGTCCAATGGCAATGCCGTATGGGACACGAACACGAACGGGTCGTCGAATTACTTCGCGAACCTCGCCGTGCAGAACGACGGCAACGTGGTGATCTACCGGTCCGGCGGCGGCGTGGCCTGGGCGAGCGGGACTTGCTGCCACTGA